From Pseudochaenichthys georgianus chromosome 11, fPseGeo1.2, whole genome shotgun sequence, a single genomic window includes:
- the LOC117455322 gene encoding solute carrier family 2, facilitated glucose transporter member 3-like gives MVGSFSVGVMANRFGRRRSMFLVNILAVIGGLLMGFSTICSSYEMVIAGRLVIGLFCGLFTGLTPMYVGEVSPTPLRGAFGTLHQLGVVVGILIAQVFGLEGLLGSAKLWPLLLSLTVVPAVLQCILLPFCPESPRFLLINLKQEEQARKALVRLRGSEDVSKDMQEMKEESAKMAMEKKVTIPELFRSAAYRQPLLIAIMLQLSQQLSGINAVFYYSTGIFESAGVKQPIYATIGAGIVNTIFTVVSLFLVEKAGRRTLHLLGLAGMAISAVLMTVSLLLKHYTVMSYMAIVAVMMFVAFFELGPGPIPWFIVAELFSQGPRPAAMAVAGCCNWTANFLVGMSFPKLVEWCGPWVFLIFTGFLILFFIFTFIKVPETRGKTFDEIAREFGGPPPNLSTPEGHPASASTATTVPASPVKEKVPLVEAPAAPTAENTPLEDKSKSTVQDSV, from the exons GCGTCGCTCCATGTTCCTGGTGAACATTCTAGCGGTGATCGGCGGCCTCCTCATGGGCTTCTCCACCATCTGCTCCTCCTATGAGATGGTGATCGCCGGTCGCCTGGTCATCGGCCTGTTCTGCGGGCTCTTTACCGGTCTGACTCCCATGTACGTGGGCGAGGTGTCACCAACTCCACTACGAGGGGCCTTCGGGACTCTTCACCAGCTCGGTGTGGTAGTGGGCATCCTCATCGCTCAG GTCTTCGGGCTGGAGGGTCTGCTGGGCTCAGCCAAGCTGTGGCCCCTGCTGCTGTCCCTCACCGTGGTCCCTGCTGTGCTGCAGTGCATCCTGCTGCCCTTCTGCCCTGAGAGCCCTCGCTTCCTGCTCATCAACCTTAAACAGGAGGAGCAGGCACGCAAAG CGCTGGTGCGTCTGCGTGGCAGTGAGGATGTGAGTAAAGACATGCAGGAGATGAAGGAGGAGAGCGCCAAGATGGCCATGGAGAAGAAGGTCACCATCCCAGAGCTGTTCCGCTCCGCAGCGTACCGCCAGCCGCTGCTCATCGCCATCATGCTGCAGCTCTCCCAGCAGCTGTCAgggataaacgct GTGTTCTACTACTCGACAGGCATCTTTGAGTCCGCCGGTGTGAAGCAGCCCATCTACGCCACCATCGGAGCCGGCATCGTCAACACCATCTTCACTGTCGTTTCT CTCTTCCTGGTGGAGAAGGCGGGACGGAGGACTCTGCACCTCCTGGGATTGGCTGGAATGGCAATTAGCGCCGTACTGATGACCGTCTCCCTCCTGCTG AAGCACTATACTGTGATGAGCTACATGGCCATCGTGGCCGTCATGATGTTCGTGGCATTTTTTGAGCTGGGCCCCGGTCCAATCCCATGGTTCATTGTGGCCGAGCTGTTCTCCCAGGGGCCCCGCCCCGCCGCCATGGCTGTGGCCGGCTGCTGCAACTGGACGGCCAACTTCCTGGTTGGAATGAGCTTCCCCAAGCTAGTG GAATGGTGCGGGCCTTGGGTCTTCCTCATTTTCACCGGCTTCCTCATCCTCTTTTTCATCTTCACCTTCATTAAAGTCCCGGAGACGAGGGGCAAGACCTTCGACGAAATCGCCCGCGAATTTGGCGGTCCGCCTCCAAACCTCTCCACTCCTGAGGGCCACCCTGCCAGCGCCAGCACCGCCACCACGGTGCCCGCCTCCCCGGTGAAGGAGAAGGTCCCGCTGGTGGAGGCTCCGGCAGCACCTACAGCTGAAAACACACCTCTTGAGGATAAATCAAAATCCACAGTGCAGGACAGTGTGTAG